The following coding sequences lie in one Pseudomonadota bacterium genomic window:
- a CDS encoding PilT/PilU family type 4a pilus ATPase produces the protein MARIDSFLELVVDQKASDLHFHAGKPPLIRHNGEMITLPFRSLTETQARRFMVEIMTDGQRELFAKAREIDFMYELEGVGRFRANVFHQRDGMGGVFRVIPPHVPTLQSLDLPRTLRALINQANGLVLVTGPTGCGKTTTLAALVSEINASTQRHIITIEDPIEFIHAPLKSVVTQREVGLHTRSFGSAMRSALREAPDVLVVGELRDEETISLALNAAETGVLVIGTLHTSGAAKSVNRVINALPEESREQMRGVLAMLLRGVLSQQLCRRANGEGQIAVLEVLLQSWAVANMIRENKIHQIEGYLQSVNYETTSMCSLDNCIIQYVRDGLITLDEGASVAHYPDQVRNVCGGFSPED, from the coding sequence ATGGCGCGGATCGATTCATTTCTGGAGCTGGTGGTCGACCAGAAGGCGAGCGACCTGCACTTCCACGCGGGCAAGCCGCCGTTGATCCGCCACAACGGCGAGATGATCACCCTGCCCTTTCGCAGCCTGACCGAGACCCAGGCCCGTCGCTTCATGGTGGAGATCATGACCGACGGCCAACGCGAGCTCTTCGCCAAGGCGCGCGAGATCGACTTCATGTACGAGCTCGAGGGCGTGGGGCGCTTTCGCGCCAACGTCTTTCACCAACGCGACGGGATGGGCGGCGTCTTCCGCGTGATCCCGCCGCACGTGCCGACGCTGCAGTCGCTCGACCTGCCGCGCACGCTGCGCGCCCTGATCAACCAGGCCAACGGCCTGGTGCTGGTGACCGGGCCGACGGGCTGCGGCAAGACGACCACGCTGGCCGCGCTGGTGAGCGAGATCAACGCCTCGACCCAACGGCATATCATCACGATCGAGGATCCGATCGAGTTCATCCACGCACCGCTCAAGAGCGTCGTCACGCAGCGCGAGGTCGGCCTGCATACGCGCAGCTTCGGCAGCGCGATGCGCTCGGCGCTGCGCGAGGCCCCCGACGTGTTGGTCGTCGGTGAGCTGCGCGACGAGGAGACGATCTCGTTGGCGCTCAACGCGGCCGAGACGGGCGTCCTGGTGATCGGCACGCTGCACACCAGCGGCGCCGCCAAGTCCGTCAACCGCGTGATCAACGCCTTGCCCGAGGAGTCGCGCGAACAGATGCGCGGCGTGCTGGCGATGCTGCTGCGCGGCGTGCTCTCGCAGCAGCTCTGCCGGCGCGCCAATGGTGAGGGGCAGATCGCGGTGCTGGAGGTCCTGCTGCAGAGCTGGGCCGTGGCCAACATGATCCGCGAGAACAAGATCCACCAGATCGAGGGCTACCTGCAGTCGGTCAACTACGAGACGACGAGCATGTGCTCGCTGGATAACTGCATCATCCAGTACGTCCGCGACGGGCTGATCACGCTCGATGAGGGGGCCTCCGTGGCGCACTACCCTGATCAGGTGCGCAACGTCTGCGGCGGCTTCAGCCCGGAGGATTGA
- a CDS encoding PilT/PilU family type 4a pilus ATPase: protein MNGKELLKQVKAAPWVNSKELELFLAGVPPEAVTAHEISELLELICHQRLASDLRAHRLRCAAFKQLADAARAPALFVPLVRAIKRADPQARAAILPLIAANNSPADHGELVDLLKSPEGELRKAASAVLQQLATPAALTEIEGLASAKSFPGRAEAADIAGRCGGPRGLALLQAVVTHGSSLERARALRHLGDRAQMEGHAAEALRAIRPALADEDARVVAQAIEAYSGLCEEQEYFEHLAPFLSAANVELVRAAVRGLRQFSTPSAISALSRKLYSGPGAVRLEVLNALEAIASNEILPPLVEALAHNSAPVRTRAGEILSKLGRAGKLDVPRVIIWLLRSNKVQVRRMAVEIARSVPDPNAELWPRLLDYLCDEDWWVRERVKDSIVAMAGTQLTPFMGRYLKHRHKTLRRFAVDILAQLKDARALGALVATAREDDDWWTRERAIETIGNLGDQRAVPYVVDLMRRDQEVQLVCLQALVDLGARTASPQIAELLASADVDVRVAALRTLDELQAIETAAQVQPLLNDPEIAVARKAKEVLLHWNIALGGEDTAALQQATSLLDRMLIGMERAGADDLILCAERPPCVKKMGRVTPLAETLFSAKEVAALLTPHLTLAQVEELKELRDVDFSHEVKSAELRFRVNVFQQRNGLGAVFRTIKGELPALEKLGLPPVVAKLGDLRDGLVLVGGPTGSGKSTTLAALIDHINRTSHRHVICLEDPIEFVHASKESLINQRELGTHTATFNTALRSTLRQDPDVILVGEMRDLETINFALTAADTGHLVFGTVHTASADTAIDRLISAFPPRTQDQMRFTLAESLRAVVCQYLIKRIDDPGRILACEVLLNNDAVANLIRKGKAYQIASVVATASEQGMQLMDSELMRLYRAGVIGLEDAQMKAIDKKAFDEARGAGEAPAVPPAPAAEQPRPAAAAAAAAALPLAGPSSARRPNPASR, encoded by the coding sequence ATGAACGGCAAGGAGCTGCTCAAGCAGGTCAAGGCGGCCCCTTGGGTCAATTCCAAGGAACTCGAGCTCTTCCTCGCTGGGGTCCCGCCGGAGGCGGTGACGGCCCATGAGATCAGCGAGCTGCTCGAGCTGATTTGTCATCAACGCCTGGCCAGCGACCTGCGCGCCCATCGCCTGCGCTGCGCGGCGTTCAAGCAGCTCGCCGACGCGGCCCGCGCGCCAGCGTTATTTGTGCCGCTGGTGCGCGCGATCAAGCGCGCCGACCCCCAGGCGCGCGCCGCGATCCTACCGCTGATTGCAGCCAACAACAGCCCCGCCGACCACGGCGAGCTGGTCGATCTGCTCAAGTCGCCGGAGGGCGAGCTGCGCAAGGCGGCCAGCGCCGTCTTGCAGCAGCTCGCCACGCCCGCCGCGCTCACGGAGATCGAGGGGCTCGCGAGCGCCAAGAGCTTCCCGGGGCGCGCCGAGGCGGCTGACATCGCCGGCCGCTGCGGGGGTCCCCGCGGCCTGGCGCTGCTGCAGGCGGTCGTCACGCACGGCAGCTCGCTCGAACGCGCGCGGGCGCTGCGTCACCTCGGGGATCGCGCGCAGATGGAGGGCCACGCCGCCGAGGCGCTGCGCGCGATCCGGCCGGCCCTCGCCGACGAGGACGCCCGGGTGGTGGCGCAGGCGATCGAGGCCTACTCGGGTCTCTGCGAGGAGCAGGAGTACTTCGAGCACCTCGCGCCCTTCCTCTCCGCGGCCAACGTCGAGTTGGTGCGCGCGGCCGTGCGGGGTCTGCGCCAGTTCTCGACGCCCTCGGCGATCTCGGCGCTCAGCCGCAAGCTCTATTCGGGGCCCGGTGCCGTGCGCCTGGAGGTGCTCAACGCGCTGGAGGCGATCGCCAGCAACGAGATCCTGCCGCCGCTGGTCGAGGCCCTGGCTCATAACAGCGCCCCCGTGCGCACCCGCGCCGGCGAGATCCTTTCCAAGCTCGGCCGCGCCGGCAAGCTCGACGTGCCGCGCGTGATCATCTGGCTGCTGCGCAGCAACAAGGTCCAGGTGCGGCGGATGGCCGTCGAGATCGCGCGCTCGGTGCCCGACCCGAACGCCGAGCTCTGGCCACGGCTGCTCGACTACCTCTGCGATGAGGACTGGTGGGTGCGCGAACGGGTCAAGGACTCGATCGTCGCGATGGCGGGCACGCAGCTCACACCCTTCATGGGCCGCTACCTCAAGCACCGCCACAAGACGCTGCGCCGCTTCGCGGTCGACATCTTGGCGCAGCTCAAGGACGCCCGCGCGCTCGGCGCGCTCGTCGCGACCGCACGCGAGGACGACGACTGGTGGACCCGCGAGCGGGCGATCGAGACGATCGGCAACCTCGGCGACCAGCGCGCCGTGCCCTACGTCGTCGACCTGATGCGCCGCGACCAGGAGGTCCAGCTCGTCTGTTTGCAGGCGCTCGTCGACCTGGGCGCGCGCACCGCCTCGCCCCAAATTGCCGAGCTGCTGGCGTCGGCGGACGTCGACGTGCGCGTCGCCGCGCTCAGGACCCTCGACGAGCTGCAGGCAATCGAGACCGCGGCGCAGGTGCAGCCGCTGCTCAACGACCCCGAGATCGCCGTGGCCCGCAAGGCCAAGGAGGTGCTGCTGCACTGGAACATCGCGCTCGGCGGCGAGGACACTGCCGCGCTGCAGCAGGCGACCTCGCTCCTCGATCGGATGCTGATCGGGATGGAGCGGGCCGGCGCCGACGACCTGATCCTCTGCGCGGAACGTCCGCCCTGCGTCAAGAAGATGGGGCGCGTCACGCCCCTGGCGGAGACGCTATTCAGCGCCAAAGAGGTCGCCGCGCTGCTCACGCCGCACCTGACGCTGGCGCAGGTCGAGGAGCTGAAGGAGCTGCGCGACGTCGACTTCTCCCACGAGGTCAAGTCGGCCGAGCTGCGCTTCCGGGTCAACGTCTTTCAGCAGCGCAACGGCCTCGGCGCCGTCTTCCGCACGATCAAGGGCGAGCTGCCCGCGCTGGAGAAGCTGGGCCTGCCGCCGGTGGTCGCCAAGCTCGGCGATCTGCGCGACGGGCTGGTGCTGGTCGGCGGACCGACGGGATCGGGCAAGTCGACGACGTTGGCGGCGTTGATCGACCACATCAACCGCACCTCGCATCGGCACGTGATCTGCCTCGAGGACCCGATCGAGTTCGTGCACGCGTCGAAGGAGAGCCTGATCAACCAGCGCGAGCTGGGCACGCATACGGCGACCTTCAACACCGCGCTGCGCTCGACCTTGCGGCAGGATCCCGACGTCATCCTCGTGGGCGAGATGCGTGATCTCGAGACGATCAACTTCGCCTTGACCGCGGCGGACACGGGGCACCTGGTCTTCGGCACGGTTCATACGGCGTCGGCCGACACGGCGATCGACCGCCTGATCAGCGCCTTCCCGCCCCGGACCCAGGATCAGATGCGCTTCACCCTCGCCGAGAGCCTGCGCGCGGTGGTCTGCCAGTACCTGATCAAGCGCATCGACGATCCGGGGCGGATCCTCGCCTGCGAGGTGCTGCTCAACAACGACGCGGTGGCCAACCTGATTCGCAAGGGCAAGGCCTATCAAATCGCTTCTGTCGTCGCGACCGCCAGCGAGCAGGGCATGCAGCTGATGGATTCGGAGCTGATGCGCCTCTACCGCGCCGGGGTGATCGGCCTGGAAGATGCGCAGATGAAGGCGATCGACAAGAAGGCGTTCGACGAGGCGCGAGGCGCCGGTGAGGCGCCGGCGGTACCTCCGGCGCCGGCTGCTGAGCAGCCGCGGCCGGCTGCGGCTGCGGCTGCGGCTGCGGCCCTGCCGCTGGCCGGACCGAGCTCGGCGCGCCGGCCGAACCCTGCCTCACGCTGA
- a CDS encoding FHA domain-containing protein produces MQVSGNLRVWIEYERQLVELPQGESTAGRGIDCRVRFNDPTVSRAHLRLVVERDRALAEDLGSSNGTWINDQPLLRSQRQLADGDTVRIGQRRMRVRIGAAEEAEGDEDTLTAADATAVALGAGRPSASDDLWWADLKPGTVRRETPTPPNALPVVQFDEPVSIDEYRIVTVRLQHCPRCRTPVSFSDTVCPTCSHRWPREHPNAPTQPLQAVDEDRRQQQRWRVDLPVLYASSELTFHGAVRDVSRGGIYIVSDLLDPEGTPCKVDLLPEGQSVMPFNGLVRHVVSDAAGQGGRPPGMGVRFTSMSEASARWLNDFLSLLEATT; encoded by the coding sequence GTGCAGGTCTCCGGCAATCTCCGCGTCTGGATCGAGTACGAGCGGCAGCTCGTCGAGCTGCCCCAGGGCGAGAGCACCGCCGGGCGCGGGATCGACTGTCGCGTCCGCTTCAACGATCCGACCGTGTCGCGAGCCCACCTGCGCCTGGTCGTCGAGCGCGATCGCGCGCTGGCCGAGGACCTCGGCAGCAGCAACGGCACCTGGATCAACGACCAGCCGCTGCTACGCAGTCAGCGTCAGCTCGCCGACGGCGATACCGTTCGGATCGGTCAGCGCCGCATGCGCGTGCGGATCGGCGCGGCCGAGGAGGCAGAAGGCGACGAGGACACGCTGACCGCCGCGGATGCGACAGCGGTGGCGTTGGGCGCCGGCCGCCCGTCGGCCTCCGACGATCTGTGGTGGGCCGATCTCAAGCCGGGCACCGTGCGGCGCGAGACGCCGACGCCGCCGAATGCCCTGCCCGTGGTTCAGTTCGACGAGCCGGTGTCGATCGACGAGTATCGGATCGTCACGGTGCGCCTGCAGCACTGTCCGCGCTGCCGCACCCCGGTCTCGTTCAGTGACACGGTCTGTCCGACCTGCAGCCATCGCTGGCCGCGCGAGCATCCCAACGCGCCGACGCAGCCCTTGCAGGCCGTCGACGAAGACCGGCGTCAGCAGCAGCGCTGGCGGGTCGATCTGCCCGTGCTCTATGCGAGCAGCGAGCTGACCTTTCATGGTGCCGTCAGAGACGTGAGCCGCGGGGGCATCTACATCGTCTCCGATCTCCTCGACCCCGAGGGCACGCCCTGCAAGGTCGACCTGCTGCCGGAGGGGCAGTCGGTGATGCCCTTCAACGGGCTGGTGCGGCATGTGGTTTCGGACGCCGCCGGTCAAGGTGGTCGCCCGCCCGGGATGGGCGTGCGCTTCACCTCGATGAGCGAGGCCTCGGCGCGCTGGCTCAACGACTTCCTCAGCCTGCTCGAGGCCACCACCTAA
- a CDS encoding dienelactone hydrolase family protein: protein MRHVLCLSLLIGLTLSGVARAAIVGQPVDYRAGETTLKGFLAFDDQRSGQRPGVLVVHEWWGHNDYARERARQLARLGYVALAIDMYGEGKQAAHPAEAGKFSAALMAKLPLAEERFQAAYALLVQHPRVDGTRIAAIGYCFGGGVVLHMARTGLELRGVASFHGSLGALRAAEPGKVKAKVLVCTGADDPFVGADEVAKFEQEMKAARVDYKLIRYRGAKHSFTNPAADALGKQFNLPLVYNAKADKASWAALKHFLRRVFR from the coding sequence ATGCGTCATGTCCTCTGCCTTTCGCTGCTGATCGGCCTCACGCTCAGCGGCGTCGCCCGTGCCGCCATCGTCGGTCAGCCGGTCGACTACCGCGCCGGTGAAACGACGCTCAAGGGCTTCCTCGCCTTCGACGACCAGCGCAGCGGGCAGCGCCCGGGCGTGCTCGTCGTCCACGAGTGGTGGGGCCATAACGACTACGCTCGCGAGCGCGCGCGTCAGCTCGCCCGCCTCGGCTACGTGGCGCTGGCGATCGACATGTACGGCGAGGGCAAGCAGGCCGCGCATCCAGCGGAGGCGGGAAAGTTCTCGGCCGCGCTGATGGCCAAGCTGCCGCTCGCCGAAGAGCGCTTCCAGGCCGCCTATGCGCTGCTGGTGCAGCACCCCCGGGTCGACGGCACGCGCATCGCCGCGATCGGCTACTGCTTCGGTGGCGGCGTCGTGCTGCACATGGCACGCACGGGCCTCGAGCTGCGGGGTGTGGCGAGCTTTCATGGCAGCCTCGGCGCGCTGCGCGCCGCCGAGCCCGGCAAGGTTAAGGCCAAGGTGCTGGTCTGCACCGGCGCCGACGATCCCTTCGTCGGCGCCGACGAGGTCGCCAAGTTCGAGCAGGAGATGAAGGCCGCGCGGGTCGACTACAAGCTGATCCGCTACCGCGGCGCCAAGCACAGCTTCACCAACCCGGCCGCCGACGCGCTCGGCAAGCAGTTCAACCTGCCCCTGGTCTACAACGCCAAGGCCGACAAGGCCTCCTGGGCCGCGCTCAAGCACTTCCTGCGCCGCGTCTTCAGGTAG
- a CDS encoding DUF362 domain-containing protein gives MADAQRGPDADRAAARRAFLKQAGAAAGIAALWGWTTLAPPGWPLALRDPDGERGKPRPRAHRLPAAGFAVAAAPTAARLGVAHGTRVEAMLRYAVDAIGGIGHYVQRGDVVLIKPNVAFERPAALAATTQPELLAALVRLVREAGAAEVRVADNPIESPESCFARSGIGAAAQAAGARVYLPTRSDFELLETPGATWIARWPFFWRPFIGVTKVIGVAPTKDHNLCRASLTTKNWYGLLGGRRNQFHQDIHGIIADLALMLRPTFVVLDGTRVLFRGGPTGGNLSDVRAGQTLVASTDSLAADACGWDMLLDRRAEPLPGYFALAAARGLGQPRWRSLHVKEARLG, from the coding sequence ATGGCTGACGCGCAGCGAGGCCCTGACGCCGATCGCGCGGCCGCACGCCGCGCCTTCTTGAAGCAGGCGGGCGCCGCCGCCGGGATCGCCGCGCTCTGGGGCTGGACCACTCTGGCGCCGCCGGGCTGGCCGCTCGCCCTGCGTGACCCGGACGGTGAGCGGGGCAAGCCCCGGCCGCGCGCCCACCGCCTCCCTGCCGCTGGCTTCGCGGTGGCCGCGGCGCCGACGGCGGCGCGCCTCGGCGTCGCGCACGGCACGCGGGTCGAGGCGATGCTGCGCTACGCCGTCGACGCGATCGGCGGCATCGGCCACTACGTGCAGCGCGGCGACGTCGTGCTGATCAAGCCCAACGTCGCCTTCGAGCGGCCGGCGGCGCTGGCCGCGACGACCCAGCCCGAGTTATTGGCCGCGCTCGTGCGCCTCGTCCGTGAGGCCGGGGCCGCCGAGGTGCGCGTCGCCGACAACCCGATCGAATCGCCCGAGAGCTGCTTCGCGCGCAGCGGCATCGGCGCCGCCGCGCAGGCCGCAGGGGCGCGCGTCTACCTGCCGACGCGCAGCGACTTCGAGCTGCTCGAGACGCCCGGCGCGACGTGGATCGCGCGCTGGCCCTTCTTCTGGCGTCCGTTTATCGGGGTGACGAAGGTCATCGGCGTGGCGCCGACCAAGGACCACAACCTCTGCCGGGCCTCGCTGACGACCAAAAACTGGTACGGCTTGCTCGGCGGCCGGCGCAATCAGTTCCATCAGGACATCCACGGCATCATCGCCGACCTGGCGTTGATGCTGCGCCCGACCTTCGTCGTCCTCGATGGCACGCGGGTGCTCTTTCGCGGTGGACCGACCGGGGGCAACCTCAGCGACGTCCGCGCCGGTCAAACCCTCGTCGCCTCGACCGACTCGCTCGCCGCCGATGCCTGCGGCTGGGATATGCTGCTGGATCGCCGCGCCGAGCCGCTGCCGGGCTACTTCGCCCTGGCTGCCGCCCGCGGGCTCGGCCAACCGCGCTGGCGCTCGTTGCACGTCAAGGAGGCACGCCTCGGATGA
- a CDS encoding 4Fe-4S dicluster domain-containing protein: MSEAPANKGFFARNADGTPWVARRLRLTVWRTFTQGFFLALFFFLLWTAWFSRLGGYPVSLFLELDPLVTFATALSTHTVYRWLWRSLWIVVPTLLLGRVFCGWICPYGSLHQLVGWLFNIRTNRMKLERNRYRQSYQLKYLLLTVFVVLAGFGALQIGLLDPICLLARSTTVALFSAFDSALPASLAGLASAPGTVEPRVFTAAWVIGLLLVGLVGLNLLIPRFFCRVLCPLGAFLGLLSRFALWRIDRDLTRCTDCDLCLRHCEGASDPQAALRKSECFVCFNCLDDCPEDALRFRLPALSAARRPAGSRAAAAATLGAPAVISKRAATEQRAPAVARRRVLLAAAAAALSFPFLRRSKAVSARGFSPKALRPPGSVAEQAFLARCIKCDQCLRVCPTNVLQPATFAEAGLEGLWAPVMDFRVGFCQLNCTLCSEVCPTGAIQKLSRDRKLGRGTYAAAGPLRLGTAFFDRGRCLPWAMETPCVVCEEVCPVSPKAIGAYEETITRWDGQRVALRRPYLRPELCIGCGLCEHECPVIDQPAVYVTAVGETRAKDRSLLLGSHRGGAARP, translated from the coding sequence ATGAGCGAAGCGCCGGCCAATAAGGGGTTCTTCGCGCGCAACGCCGATGGCACGCCGTGGGTCGCGCGCAGGCTCCGCCTGACCGTCTGGCGCACCTTCACGCAGGGCTTCTTCCTCGCGCTCTTCTTCTTCCTGCTCTGGACCGCGTGGTTCAGTCGCCTGGGCGGCTATCCCGTCTCGCTCTTCCTCGAGCTCGATCCCCTGGTCACCTTCGCCACCGCGCTCTCGACGCATACGGTCTATCGCTGGCTCTGGCGCAGCCTCTGGATCGTCGTGCCGACGCTCCTGCTCGGTCGCGTCTTCTGCGGCTGGATCTGCCCCTACGGCAGCCTGCACCAGCTCGTCGGCTGGCTGTTCAACATCCGCACCAATCGGATGAAGCTCGAGCGCAATCGCTACCGCCAAAGCTACCAGCTCAAGTACCTGCTGCTGACGGTCTTCGTCGTGCTCGCCGGCTTCGGCGCGCTGCAGATCGGCCTGCTCGATCCGATCTGTCTGCTGGCGCGCTCGACCACGGTCGCGCTCTTCTCGGCCTTCGACAGCGCCCTGCCCGCGAGCCTCGCCGGCCTCGCCTCGGCGCCCGGCACCGTGGAGCCCCGCGTCTTCACCGCGGCCTGGGTCATCGGGCTGCTGCTCGTGGGGCTGGTCGGGCTGAACCTGCTCATCCCGCGCTTCTTCTGCCGCGTGCTCTGTCCGCTCGGCGCCTTTCTCGGCCTGCTCTCGCGCTTCGCGCTCTGGCGCATCGATCGCGACCTGACCCGCTGCACCGACTGCGATCTCTGCCTGCGCCACTGCGAGGGCGCCTCCGACCCGCAGGCGGCGTTGCGCAAGAGCGAGTGCTTCGTCTGCTTCAACTGCCTCGATGATTGCCCCGAGGACGCGCTGCGCTTTCGTCTCCCGGCGCTGTCGGCCGCTCGCCGGCCCGCTGGCTCGCGCGCCGCGGCTGCCGCCACCCTCGGCGCTCCTGCCGTGATCTCCAAGCGCGCCGCGACCGAGCAGCGCGCCCCGGCCGTCGCGCGGCGCCGCGTCTTGCTCGCGGCCGCCGCCGCCGCGCTGAGCTTTCCCTTCTTGCGCCGCTCGAAGGCCGTCAGCGCCCGTGGCTTTTCGCCCAAGGCCCTGCGCCCGCCCGGCAGCGTCGCGGAGCAGGCGTTCCTCGCGCGCTGCATCAAGTGCGACCAGTGCCTGCGCGTCTGCCCGACCAACGTCCTGCAGCCCGCGACCTTCGCCGAGGCGGGTCTGGAGGGCCTCTGGGCGCCGGTGATGGACTTCCGCGTCGGCTTCTGCCAGCTCAATTGCACGCTCTGCAGCGAGGTCTGCCCGACCGGGGCGATTCAGAAGCTCAGCCGTGATCGCAAGCTCGGTCGTGGCACGTACGCCGCCGCGGGGCCCCTGCGGCTGGGCACGGCCTTCTTCGATCGCGGGCGCTGTCTGCCCTGGGCGATGGAGACACCCTGCGTCGTCTGCGAGGAGGTCTGCCCCGTCAGCCCCAAGGCCATCGGCGCCTACGAGGAGACGATCACGCGCTGGGATGGCCAGCGCGTCGCGCTGCGCAGGCCCTACCTGCGGCCGGAGCTCTGCATCGGCTGCGGCCTTTGTGAGCACGAATGTCCGGTGATCGACCAGCCCGCGGTCTACGTCACCGCCGTGGGCGAGACGCGCGCCAAGGACCGATCGCTGCTGCTCGGCAGTCATCGCGGCGGCGCGGCGCGACCGTAA
- a CDS encoding aldo/keto reductase, with protein MQRDDDDEAERGALTRRELIRRGGAAGAALVLGGASLALGADAAEAARRAASSARRAVERVPRRALGRTGEQVPILLMGGAMMFDPHFDPKLAEALRWGVDYFDTADCYAGGSSETAIGAFHARAKVRDKLWITSKSDEHEPEGFTRTLERSLRRLRTDHVEMYFLHMLQRPELLSRELKATVERLRKAGKLKHFGFSCHHGNVAELLQHAAKLGWVEAVMFRYNFRNYGDAALNRAIDACVKAGVGLIAMKTQGSSLSFEARWQRFEQRGKWTRQQAVLKAVWADERISAAVSHMDSFEKLRANIAAALDRSKLGAAEHEALERYASATRALACDGCDHHCGAALAAPQAIGDTLRALMYHDVYGEPARARATVARLAATGRPFAGLDLQAATAACPHGLDLQALLGRAAQVLG; from the coding sequence ATGCAGCGAGACGACGACGACGAGGCAGAGCGAGGCGCGCTGACGCGGCGCGAGCTGATCAGGCGCGGTGGCGCGGCGGGGGCGGCGCTGGTGCTGGGCGGCGCGAGCCTGGCCCTCGGCGCCGACGCCGCCGAGGCCGCGCGGCGGGCGGCGAGCAGCGCGCGACGCGCGGTCGAGCGGGTGCCGCGGCGAGCCCTCGGCCGCACGGGCGAGCAGGTCCCCATCCTGCTGATGGGCGGGGCGATGATGTTCGACCCGCACTTCGACCCCAAGCTCGCCGAGGCCCTGCGCTGGGGCGTGGACTACTTCGACACCGCCGACTGCTACGCCGGGGGCAGCAGCGAGACGGCGATCGGCGCCTTCCACGCGCGCGCCAAGGTTCGCGACAAGCTCTGGATCACCAGCAAGAGCGACGAGCACGAGCCCGAGGGCTTCACGCGGACGCTCGAGCGCAGCCTGCGCCGGCTGCGCACCGATCACGTCGAAATGTACTTCCTCCACATGCTCCAGCGCCCCGAGCTGCTCAGCCGCGAGCTCAAGGCCACCGTCGAGCGCCTGCGCAAGGCCGGCAAGCTGAAGCACTTCGGCTTCTCCTGTCACCACGGCAACGTCGCCGAGCTGCTGCAACACGCGGCGAAGCTCGGCTGGGTCGAGGCCGTGATGTTCCGCTACAACTTTCGCAACTACGGCGACGCGGCGCTGAACCGCGCGATCGACGCTTGCGTCAAGGCGGGGGTCGGCCTGATCGCGATGAAGACCCAGGGCTCGTCGCTCTCCTTCGAGGCGCGCTGGCAGCGCTTCGAGCAAAGGGGTAAGTGGACCCGGCAGCAGGCCGTGCTCAAGGCGGTCTGGGCGGACGAGCGCATCAGCGCCGCCGTCTCGCACATGGATAGCTTCGAGAAGCTGCGCGCCAACATCGCCGCGGCCCTCGACCGCAGCAAGCTCGGCGCCGCAGAACACGAGGCCCTCGAGCGCTACGCCAGCGCGACGCGGGCGCTCGCCTGCGATGGCTGCGACCACCACTGCGGTGCCGCGCTGGCCGCGCCCCAGGCCATCGGCGATACGCTGCGCGCGCTGATGTACCATGACGTCTACGGCGAGCCGGCGCGTGCCCGCGCCACCGTCGCCCGCCTCGCGGCCACCGGCCGCCCTTTCGCCGGCCTCGACCTCCAGGCCGCCACCGCGGCCTGCCCCCACGGCCTCGACCTCCAGGCGCTACTCGGCCGCGCCGCCCAGGTCTTGGGGTAG